A single region of the Podospora pseudopauciseta strain CBS 411.78 chromosome 1, whole genome shotgun sequence genome encodes:
- the ASH2 gene encoding transcription factor, contains a PHD finger motif (COG:B; COG:K; BUSCO:EOG09262X7T; EggNog:ENOG503NZB5), with amino-acid sequence MADPSSPQPPRETTPSLISSIPQKRALPDDTHSPAVPSPLNPDGKSQKVQIQPPAEEGTTMGREKRTKKESLKKRESKGATGGDSSRASPAPKPKEQPSEMAPLRYKLAPPKITDFDLPRGPVFTSHHEVQDSEGRSIEFYETSDHVYNKKNFHYTHCIADPTFPSMFYYRNTEPEPYGAHLNFEDAASHMYFDQQGTHVTSDKGFRMARANVAVREGRWYWECKVTRGILKKKNEGDPESHGHIRLGFARREASLDAPVGFDAYSYGIRDKSGQKIHMSRPKDFFPEGEDIKEGDVIGLEIQLPSERLHRKVVQGHYNPAVDLIAEDEGHPDGISEYPNIIRDRIPIRFKAHIYFEKIDYHTTKELEELMNPSSGPNNSSEPPNPNHTSPALRTLPNSYIKVYKNGKFMGTPFTDLLAFLPPASRMVNNQQAGGSGGSGVLGGRDVLDDGSVGYYPAVSVFRGGAVECNFGPNFWYPPPEFSQQQPQGEDVIVAEGDASQKPEAGENQPRALADRYDEQIVEDILYDIVDEVGFWSLGLGRGGSKDEKLAEGGTGLAMPPGGGREEIKELVQDD; translated from the exons ATGGCCGACCCAAGCTCCCCGCAACCTCCAAGGGAGACCACGCCTTCCTTGATCTCTTCTATACCTCAAAAGCGTGCGCTCCCAGACGACACCCACAGTCCCGCCGTTCCCTCGCCCCTCAATCCCGATGGGAAATCCCAAAAAGTACAGATTCAGCCAccagcagaagaaggaacAACCATGGGACGAGAGAAACGGACGAAAAAGGAGTCTCTCAAAAAGAGAGAGTCCAAGGGCGCTACGGGAGGTGACAGCTCGAGGGCTTCACCAGCACCCAAGCCGAAAGAGCAACCTAGCGAGATGGCGCCCTTGAGATACAAGCTCGCGCCCCCAAAGATCACCGACTTTGACCTTCCGCGTGGGCCAGTATTCACCAGCCATCACGAGGTACAAGATTCCGAGGGGAGATCAATTGAGTTCTACGAGACGTCAGATCA TGTCTACAACAAGAAGAACTTCCACTACACCCACTGTATTGCTGATCCCACATTTCCGTCCATGTTCTACTATCGCAACACTGAGCCAGAACCGTATGGCGCCCACTTGAATTTCGAAGATGCCGCCTCGCACATGTATTTCGACCAGCAAGGCACACATGTGACCTCTGATAAGGGCTTCCGGATGGCTCGTGCCAATGTCGCAGTAAGGGAAGGGCGTTGGTACTGGGAGTGCAAGGTCACTCGTGGAAttttgaagaagaaaaacgAAGGCGATCCAGAATCCCATGGGCACATTCGTCTCGGATTTGCGCGTAGGGAAGCCTCCCTCGATGCGCCGGTTGGGTTTGACGCTTACAGCTATGGAATTCGGGACAAATCTGGCCAGAAGATTCACATGTCTCGACCCAAAGACTTTTTCCCCGAAGGCGAGGACATCAAAGAAGGAGACGTGATTGGTCTCGAGATCCAATTACCTTCCGAGCGGCTGCACAGAAAAGTCGTTCAAGGGCACTACAACCCGGCCGTTGATCTCATCGCTGAAGACGAAGGCCATCCCGACGGCATCAGCGAGTACCCCAACATCATCCGCGACCGTATTCCGATCCGCTTCAAAGCTCACATCTACTTTGAAAAGATCGACtaccacaccaccaaagagTTGGAAGAGTTGATGAATCCAAGTTCGGGACCTAACAATTCCTCCGAACCTCCCAACCCGAATCACACCTCTCCAGCGTTGCGCACCCTTCCCAACTCATACATCAAGGTCTACAAGAATGGGAAGTTTATGGGTACTCCCTTCACCGATCTGTTAGCTTTCTTGCCCCCAGCGTCAAGAATGGTGAACAACCAACAAGCTGGCGGTAGCGGTGGGTCCGGCGTGTTGGGCGGCAGAGATGTGCTTGATGATGGGTCGGTGGGGTATTATCCTGCCGTGAGTGTCTTTAGAGGAGGTGCCGTTGAGTGCAATTTTGGGCCCAATTTCTGGTATCCTCCGCCTGAATTttcacagcaacaaccgcaAGGGGAGGATGTGATTGTGGCCGAAGGTGATGCTAGCCAGAAGCCAGAAGCGGGAGAGAATCAGCCACGTGCATTGGCGGATAGATATGACGAGCAAATAGTAGAGGACATTCTCTATGACATTGTCGATGAGGTTGGCTTCTGGTCTTTGGGgctggggagaggtgggagtAAGGATGAAAAGTTGGCTGAAGGAGGGACAGGCCTTGCTATGCCACCAggcggtgggagggaggagatcaaggagttGGTTCAGGATGATTAA